Proteins co-encoded in one Coraliomargarita parva genomic window:
- a CDS encoding alpha/beta fold hydrolase has protein sequence MPVVDKPLEQLLEYTSSNPKPADFDAFWDKGLAELDALDPELAFSDAEFQAPYAKCQSMHFTGTGGARVHAKLATPLNAPAGPRPALLFFHGYTGAAPHWIEMLPYVAAGYTVAGLDCRGQGGLSEDIVPTKGNTLHGHIIKGLDDVPEKMYYRNVFLDTALMARIVMGLGDVDATRVGVAGGSQGGALALACAALEPRIKRVYSQFPFLSDYKRVWTMDLDQNAYAGLRDYFRRFDPLHQREDAIFEKLGYIDVSHLSARIKGEVLMAITLIDNICPPSTQFAAYNAIQSEKSNLIYPDFGHEGLPGAPEATFEFMMGL, from the coding sequence ATGCCAGTCGTCGATAAACCCCTAGAACAACTACTTGAATACACGAGCAGCAATCCGAAGCCTGCAGACTTTGACGCCTTTTGGGACAAGGGCCTAGCCGAGTTGGATGCCCTGGATCCGGAGCTTGCTTTCTCGGATGCGGAATTTCAAGCGCCCTACGCAAAGTGCCAGTCCATGCATTTTACAGGTACCGGTGGTGCGCGGGTTCATGCCAAGCTTGCGACGCCCCTCAACGCGCCTGCTGGTCCACGGCCGGCCTTGCTTTTCTTTCATGGGTATACCGGTGCGGCGCCGCATTGGATTGAAATGCTGCCCTATGTCGCGGCCGGGTATACGGTCGCCGGTCTTGATTGCCGGGGGCAGGGCGGATTGTCCGAGGATATAGTCCCGACCAAGGGGAATACCTTGCACGGTCACATTATCAAGGGGCTCGATGATGTTCCCGAGAAAATGTACTATCGTAATGTATTCTTGGATACAGCGTTGATGGCCCGTATCGTGATGGGCCTTGGCGATGTCGATGCGACCCGTGTGGGTGTGGCCGGCGGCAGCCAGGGCGGTGCGTTGGCCTTGGCATGTGCGGCCCTGGAGCCTCGCATCAAGCGTGTGTATTCACAGTTTCCGTTCCTGAGCGACTACAAGCGTGTGTGGACTATGGACCTCGACCAGAATGCGTACGCCGGTTTGCGCGATTACTTTCGCCGGTTCGACCCGCTGCATCAACGGGAGGATGCCATCTTTGAAAAGCTGGGCTATATCGATGTCAGCCATTTGTCGGCACGCATCAAAGGTGAGGTGCTTATGGCGATTACCCTAATCGACAATATCTGTCCGCCTTCGACTCAGTTTGCTGCCTACAATGCAATCCAATCGGAGAAGTCGAATCTGATCTATCCGGACTTCGGTCACGAAGGTCTGCCGGGTGCACCGGAGGCGACGTTTGAATTCATGATGGGGCTGTGA